A single genomic interval of Aphidius gifuensis isolate YNYX2018 linkage group LG6, ASM1490517v1, whole genome shotgun sequence harbors:
- the LOC122859806 gene encoding F-box/LRR-repeat protein 4-like has product MSKDLSVLYNHFAEAYNLEKSYDVSAIYNWEKITSNSPCTMFNTCPNMRYFNGSTGESCHILPENWVNLEKLEDFTIYWILNDELALNIVKYCKNLKNLNIQHATEKDILAKLTELENLERLLYPLSEISIESVNAIVTNCKKLKHLSTKWCEDRGYDHYFDHNDLEDGVGDFNFDVVEYYNAMNDNTDDDSDDRVLSASVFDKLSKLEYLEYLNVEYVKNFRDSSLIAIAKKCKNLEYLNINNCKYITEKGLKFVTKIKSLRRLDVSYLECVTDSFLGKLKRLNLLDCGDCQNVTDVGIIQFIKNCPDLEHLFLQFSRMTIKTIIAADQLPGTDRLSRLMNVGKYIPSDLSPECRQKRRHNDYGENKKKPEKKFCLNFQKIPVELIKSETIDKDDQVEKVIGSIQTKKSKDDC; this is encoded by the exons atAATTGGGAAAAAATTACTTCAAATTCCCCATGTACTATGTTCAATACGTGTCCAAATATGAGATACTTCAACGGGTCAACTGGTGAATCATGTCATATTTTACCTGAAAACTGGGTAAATCTTGAGAAGTTGGAAGATTTCACTATTTATTGGATACTCAATGATGAGTTGGCACTTAATATTGTAAAGTATTGCAAGAAtctaaaaaacttaaatatacAACATGCAACTGAGAAGGAtattttggcaaaattaaCAGAGTTAGAAAATCTTGAACGTTTATTATATCCGTTATCTGAAATCAGTATTGAATCAGTAAATGCAATTGTAaccaattgtaaaaaactcaAACATCTGAGTACAAAATGGTGTGAAGATCGTGGTTATGATCATTATTTTGATCATAATGATTTGGAAGATGGTGTTGGTGACTTTAATTTTGATGTCGTCGAATATTATAATGCTATGAATGATAACACtgatgatgatagtgatgatCGAGTTCTTTCTGCTAGTGTTTTTGATAAGTTATCAAAATTGGAATaccttgaatatttaaatgtggAATATGTGAAAAACTTTCGAGACAGTAGTCTTATTGCTATTGCCAAGAAATGTAAAAATCTCGAGTATTTGAACataaataattgcaaataTATCACTGAAAAaggtttaaaatttgtaaccaaaataaaatcattacgAAGATTAGATGTTAGCTATCTCGAATGTGTTACAGACAGTTTTCtgggaaaattaaaaagattaaatCTCTTAGACTGTGGCGATTGTCAAAACGTTACTGATGttggtattattcaattcataaaaaattgtccAGATCTTGAACATCTTTTTCTCCAATTCAGTCGTATGACaattaaaactattattgCTGCCGACCAG CTTCCAGGTACTGATCGTTTATCAAGATTGATGAATGTTGGTAAATACATTCCTTCTGATTTATCACCAGAATGTCGTCAAAAAAGACGTCACAATGATTatggtgaaaataaaaaaaaaccagagaAGAAATTTTGTCTTAATTTCCAAAAAATACCTGTTGAATTGATCAAAAgtgaaacaattgataaagACGACCAGgttgaaaaagttattggttctattcaaacaaaaaaatctaaaGATGACTGTTAA
- the LOC122859804 gene encoding speckle-type POZ protein-like A yields the protein MSKEGYVNSMETYEFAYMWTIKNFGQWAKPKIISPSFSSHYSDANDEWVLQIERSGQHLWMRVQLQSFNNFSHYLLKAECEISNKDDDILCTCGTHRFNQSPQIVIFNATQQLSADLKKLLSNEQLSDVTIQVGQKSFPAIKGILAVRSPVFFAMFSHEQLKENQKNEVVIEDIDEDVFEEFLYFIYTGKSLNIEKMPMELLAVAEKYQVDYLKNI from the exons ATGTCAAAAGAAGGATATGTTAATAGCATGGAAACTTATGAATTTGCATACATGTGGACAATTAAAAACTTCGGTCAATGGGCCAAGCCAAAAATTATATCACCAAGCTTTTCATCTCATTATTCTGACGCTAATGATGAATGGGTTTTGCAAATAGAACGTTCAGGCCAACATCTATGGATGAGGGTACAACttcaatcatttaataatttttcacattatttattaaaagcagAATgtgaaatatcaaataaagatGATGATATATTATGTACATGTGGTACACATAGATTCAATCAATCACCGCAAATAGTTAT ATTCAATGCAACACAACAATTGAGTGCAGAtttgaaaaaacttttgtCAAATGAACAATTATCTGATGTTACAATTCAAGTGGGTCAAAAATCATTTCCTGCCATCAAAGGAATTCTTGCAGTACGTAGTCCtgttttttttgcaatgttTAGTCATgaacaattaaaagaaaatcaaaaaaacgaAGTTGTCATTGAAGATATTGATGAAGAtgtttttgaagaatttttatattttatttatactggtAAATCactaaatattgaaaaaatgccAATGGAACTACTTGCTGTTGCTGAAAAATATCAGGTTGATTATCTTAAAAAt ATATAA
- the LOC122859805 gene encoding protein roadkill-like, whose translation MMSEVARAPQDSIRLVTSQHLLDNRTDMETCGLAYEWTIKNWNRYHQEIIESPSFSSHYSDFNDEWILRIDSNYRTSLTYILNATQKLSADLKELLLNEQLSDVTIQVGKKSFPVIRGILAVRSPVFAAMFKFLHFIYTGESPNVAKMPMDLLAVAEKYQVDCLKNVCEKVIGKRINFDNVASILVCSDSYNLEILNDKCLEFMKNNLQSVLSSETFKVEKKKHSEFFLSVLEKLLLS comes from the exons atgATGTCAGAAGTTGCTAGAGCTCCCCAGGATTCCATTAGACTTGTAACATCACAACATTTACTAGACAATCGTACTGATATGGAAACTTGTGGATTGGCATATGAATGGACAATTAAAAACTGGAATCGGTATCATCaagaaataattgaatcaCCAAGTTTTTCATCTCATTATTCGGATTTTAACGATGAATGGATTTTGAGAATAGATTCAAATTATCGAACTAGTCTTACTTATAT ATTGAATGCAACACAAAAATTGAGTGCAGACTTGAAAGAACTTTTGTTAAATGAGCAATTATCTGATGTTACCATTCAGGTGggtaaaaaatcatttcctGTCATCAGAGGCATTCTTGCAGTACGTAGTCCTGTTTTTGCTGCAATGTTTA aatttttacatttcatTTATACTGGTGAATCACCAAATGTTGCCAAAATGCCAATGGATCTACTTGCTGTGGCTGAAAAATATCAGGTTGATTGTCTTAAAAATGTTTGTGAAAAAGTTATTGGTAAAaggataaattttgataatgttgCAAGTATACTTGTTTGTTCTGATAGTTATAATCTTGAAATACTGAATGACAAGTGTTTAgaatttatgaaaaacaatttacaatCTGTTTTGTCAAGTGAGACATTtaaagttgagaaaaaaaaacattctgaattttttttaagtgttctTGAGAAATTGTTGTTgtcataa
- the LOC122859803 gene encoding speckle-type POZ protein-like B — protein sequence MSVLDGPITQGFIKLLMSKQDYVTGMETCQFTYEWTIKNFSEWKHKTIESPIFSSHFSDFKDNWILKIDCGTYRLNVDLQIQSFNNTSHLETECKISINNRNENTKTNGFYEFLETITWGGYILTSDLLKPINGYLQNDELKICCTITMSQKRIKNSDVIPTFDATQQLSADLEELLLNEDVSDVIIQVGQKSFPAIKCILAVRSPVFAAMFNHEQFKENQKNEVVIEDIDEDVFEEFLHFIYSGKSPNVNKMPMELIAVAEKYQVDCLKNVCEKVLCETINFDNVAISSTDSAASSDF from the exons ATGTCAGTACTTGATGGACCTATAACCCAGGGTTTCATTAAACTTTTAATGTCAAAACAAGACTATGTTACTGGTATGGAAACTTGTCAATTTACATATGAGTGGACAATTAAAAACTTCAGTGAGTGGAAGcataaaacaattgaatcaccaattttttcatctcattttTCTGATTTTAAAGATAATTGGATTTTGAAAATAGATTGTGGAACTTATAGGTTAAATGTTGATCTACAGAttcaatcatttaataatacctCACATTTAGAAACAGAatgtaaaatatcaattaataatagaaacgAAAATACTAAAACGAATGGTTTTTATGAGTTTCTAGAAACAATTACATGGGGTGGATATATTTTGACTTCAGACTTGTTAAAACCGATTAATggatatttacaaaatgatgaacttaaaatttgttgtacaATAACAATGTCCcaaaaacgaataaaaaattctgatgTAATTCCAACATTTGATGCAACACAACAATTGAGTGCAGATTTGGAAGAACTTTTGTTAAATGAAGACGTATCTGATGTTATCATTCAAGTGGGTCAAAAATCATTTCCTGCTATCAAATGCATTCTTGCAGTACGTAGTCCTGTTTTTGCTGCAATGTTTAATCATGAACAATTcaaagaaaatcaaaaaaacgaAGTTGTCATTGAAGATATTGATGAAGAtgtttttgaagaatttttacattttatttattctggTAAATCACCAAATGTTAACAAAATGCCAATGGAACTAATTGCTGTTGCTGAAAAATATCAGGTGGATTGTCTTAAAAATGTTTGTGAAAAAGTACTTTGTGaaactataaattttgataatgttgCAA tTTCATCAACAGATTCTGCAGCTTCTTCCGATTTTTAa